The window CATCCCGGTCGGTATTCAGCCGAAACTGGGTATTTCGGCGGCGACCGTCGTCTTTACGGTGCTGCATGCCGGCGGTAAATTCGGTGGCGGCGGATACGGCTTCTCCGGCGGTCTGCACGGCGTCGGCGCCTCGGTGGTCAACGCCCTCTCCGAATGGTTTGAGCTCGAGGTCTGCGTCGACGGCAAAAAGTATTTCCAACGCTTCGAGCGCGGAAAGCCGATGGAAACACTGAAAGAGATTGGAACCAGCGACTGCACCGGCACCAAACAGATTTTCAAAGCGGACGGGCAGATTTTCGAAACGATTGAATATGATTATGAAATTTTACTGAATCGCTTCCGCGAACAGGCCTTTTTGAACGCCGGTGTGCGTATCGTCTTTACCGATGAGCGCGATCCCGACAATATCCGCACGGATACGCTGCACTACGAGGGCGGTATCAAAAGCTTTGTCGAGCATCTGAACAGTTTAAAAAATTCCGAAATCACCCACCCCGACGTGGTCTATTTCTGCTGTGAGGAGAACGGGAATCAGGCTGAGATCGCGCTACAATATACGGAGAGTTATAACGAGACGATATTATCCTTTGCGAACAACATTCACACACCTGAAGGCGGCACGCATGAAAATGGTTTCAAACTTGCGCTGACCCGCGCTTTTAATGATTACGGACGCAAATACGGGCTGTTGAAAGACTCCGATAAAAACCTGTCGGGCGAGGATGTGCGCGAGGGTATTACGGCGGTCGTCAGCGTCAAGGTCAAGGAGGCCCAATTTGAGGGTCAGACCAAACAAAAACTCGGCAACACCGAGATTACGCCGCTGGTCAGCAACCTGACATATTCAAAACTGACGACCTACTTTGAGGAAAATCCGGCGGTGGCCAAAGCGGTATTCAACAAATCCCTGATGGCGGCCCGCGCCAGAGAAGCCGCGCGAAAAGCGCGTGAGGCCGAACGGCGCAAGACTGCGCTGGACGGCGCCGCTTTGCCCGGCAAGC of the Oscillospiraceae bacterium genome contains:
- the gyrB gene encoding DNA topoisomerase (ATP-hydrolyzing) subunit B → MDELHNEKHNEKYGAEQIEVLEGLEAVRKRPGMYIGSTGPRGLHHLVYEIVDNSIDEVLGGFCTQIDVKILPGNIISVVDNGRGIPVGIQPKLGISAATVVFTVLHAGGKFGGGGYGFSGGLHGVGASVVNALSEWFELEVCVDGKKYFQRFERGKPMETLKEIGTSDCTGTKQIFKADGQIFETIEYDYEILLNRFREQAFLNAGVRIVFTDERDPDNIRTDTLHYEGGIKSFVEHLNSLKNSEITHPDVVYFCCEENGNQAEIALQYTESYNETILSFANNIHTPEGGTHENGFKLALTRAFNDYGRKYGLLKDSDKNLSGEDVREGITAVVSVKVKEAQFEGQTKQKLGNTEITPLVSNLTYSKLTTYFEENPAVAKAVFNKSLMAARAREAARKAREAERRKTALDGAALPGKLTDCINRDNENTEIFIVEGDSAGGSAKQGRDAYTQAILPLWGKMLNVEKARIDRVYGNEKLMPVVTALGTGVGSDFDLQKLRYGRVILMADADVDGSHIRTLLLTFFFRYMRPLIDAGHIYIAQPPLFRVQKGKRIKYAFSDEERDRIMREFEQEVKSGKMDVQRYKGLGEMDAHQLWETTMDPATRTILKVELADAVSADQVFSMLMGEKVEPRRQFIEKNAKYVKNLDI